A region from the Vicia villosa cultivar HV-30 ecotype Madison, WI linkage group LG3, Vvil1.0, whole genome shotgun sequence genome encodes:
- the LOC131659691 gene encoding uncharacterized protein LOC131659691: MPDGYSSNLARCADANTGRLHGMKSHDCHVFMEQLLPIAFGSLPKHVLNPLTEISQFFRDICASALKVDDVIKLDRNIPVILCKLEQVFPPGFFDSMEHLPVHLAYEAYLGGPVQYRWMYPFERFMGDSKRSVKNKARVEGSICAHYLHRETSHFCSHYFKHLMLTPRIIRNPVNVSERSQFTLSVFGLPGRPSGKKGVHWLTQQEMQSAHVHVLINCVEVKPFLEEFNNTYFHTTGVQSTSGVIHAQFPAWFKERMYSIVAPTPEILHLRNLSQGPIQSANEWHTYFVNGYKFHTHTWTEGKKTINSGVFVKGVTDGGEDDFYGFVKHIYELVLSDTMVEGHLVDSSILDEEHGDIASEDNITSNDENDVDDEHEDLE; encoded by the exons atgcccgacggctattcttcaaatttagcaagGTGTGCTGACGCCAACACTGGGAGgttgcatggtatgaaaagtcatgattgccatgtttttatggaacaattgctaccaattgcatttggttctctacctaaacatgtgcttaatccactgactgaaattagtcaatttttcaGAGATATTTGTGCTTCAGCTTTAAAAGTAGATGACGTCATTAAGTTGGATCGAAATATTCCAGTCATTCTATgcaagttggaacaagtatttccgcctggtttttttgactccatggaacatttacctgtgcatctcgcctatgaagcttatcttggaggacctgttcaatataggtggatgtatccgtttgaaaggttcatgggtgattcaaaacgatcagtgaaaaataaggctagagttgaaggatcgatatgtgcacattacttgcatcgagaaacatcacatttttgcagtcactatTTCAAGCATTTGATGTTAACTCCAAGAATCATTCGAAATCCTGTCAATGTTAGTGAAAGGAGTCAATTCACTTTATCGGTCTTCGGGCTTCCAGGCCGTCCATCTGGAAAAAAgggtgtgcattggttgacccaacaagaaatgcaatctgcccatgttcatgtcttgatcaactgcgttgaagttaaaccatttcttga GGAATTCAACAACACCTATTTTCATACTAccggtgtacaatcaacatcTGGTGTCATCCATGCTCAATTCCCAGCatggtttaaggagagaatgtatagcattgttgcaccgactcccgaaatactccatttgagaaacttgtctcaaggccctattcaaagcgcaaatgaatggcacacatacttcgtgaatggatataaatttcacactcatacatggactgaagggaaaaagaccataaacagtggtgtttttgtgaaaggagttacagatggtggtgaagatgacttctaTGGTTTTGTCAAACATATCTATGAGTTAGT tttgtctgatacaatggTTGAGGGGCATCTAGTTGATTCGTCTATATTGGATGAAGAGCATGGAGATATTGCATCTGAGGACAATATCACATCAAATGATGAGAATGATGTGGATGACGAGCACGAAGATTTAGAATAA